The DNA segment CACGGCGTCCTCGCAGGCGTCGAAGTCGCCGTAGCGGCGCACCAGCGCGGCCAGGACCTGCGGCGCGCACTCGCGCAGCAGGTCCGGCAGCGCGGTCACAGATCCCATTGACTCATGTCGAGCACCGGGCGCACCTCGACCCTGGTGTATGCGGCGTCCGGCGCCTTCGCGGCCCACTCCACCGCCTCGTCCAGGCCGGCCACGTCGATCAGGTAGAAGCCGGCCAGGTGTTCCTTGACTTCGGCGTACGGGCCGTCGGACGTGATCGTCCGGCCGTCGCGCACCGAGACCTGGGTGGCCAGGGCCGGGTCACCCAGCCCTTCGCTCGCGACCAGCACCCCTGCTTCGCGCATCTTCTCGGTCAGCCGCAGGTGGCCGAGGCCGAAGTCGGTGCGCTGCTGGTCGGTCAGCGTCTCCCAGACGGCCAGGGACTGCGGGTTCGACTGGATCAGGATCACGTACTTCACGGATCTCCTCCTTCGCTCCTGCCATGGTGACGAAACCGGCCGCCCGGATTTCGACACCACGGCGGGACGGAGGTCAGTCGATCAGCCAGCCGGCCACCGACAGGCCGGCCGGGGTGAGCGAGAACGCCAGCGTCATGATCGTCACGACCAGGCCGCCGATCAGCGCGGCGAACAGGTTCCGGCGGCCCTTCGCGTACCCGACGATGAGCGTCAGCACCGAGGCGACCAGGCTGAACCCGAGCACCATCGGCGCCATGCCCACCGTCCACATGACCGGTTCCGCCCAGGCCCAGCCGGCGTAGACGTCCTCGGTCGCGGTGAACTGGTCGTCCACCGACGGGATGTACCAGAACCCGGAGAACTCCTTGGCGTGCGCGACCGCACTCGCGAAACAGACGGCGTACCAGGCGGCGTAGGCGAACTGGAAACCCGCGAGCAGCCACCCTTCGGTACGGGCCGGCTTACGTGCGGAGAGGCTTGCCGTGGCGGTCATCGCAGCATCCTGACATCCCGTTCCCCCGAAGGACAGAGGCAGCCGGTGGCGCGGGTGGATCACACTGTGGACGTGCGAGTGGTGACCCGGGCGGACAACGGCGAATGGGTGGTGTGGCGGGTCGGCCGCCGGCGGCTGGCCTGGCAACCGCAATATCGTAGCCGGGGCGGCGGTAGCGGCCTCGATCTCACCTGGTTCCAGGGCGAGTTCGCCGCGTTCATCGTGCTGCCGATCGTGGGCCTCATGCTGCTGTGGGGGGTGATGAACTGGCTCCTCGTGCTCCTGGCGACCGCCGTGGTGTGGCCGTGGCGGGCGATCACCGGGCGCTGGCTGGTGGTCGCGTACGTGACCGACACCGGTGGCGAGGAGTTCGACAGCCAGTGGGTGCAGGGCCGGTCGGCCGCCGACGAACTGGCCCGGCGGTGGGCGACCGAGATCGAACAACACGGGCGACCCACTACGGGGGCGGCCGGCCGGCGACCGATCCGACAGGCCGATGTCGAGGGCTGAGGACACGGCCTCGTCCTCGTCAGCAGCGACACCGAACCGGTGGCTGCGCCTTGCCACACTTGAACCGTGATCGATGCCTCGCCCGCGAGTGTCCTGGTCCTGAGTGCCTGCCTGGCGTTGGTCGCCCTCGTGAGTACCGGCGTGGTGCGACGTTGGGCGCGCCGCGGGGCGAATCCGCACCTGCGCGGTGAAGCGCTGGAACTCGCCTATGTCAACGGCGGTCCCCGGCTCGTGCTGTTCACCGG comes from the Actinoplanes sp. OR16 genome and includes:
- a CDS encoding YciI family protein; its protein translation is MKYVILIQSNPQSLAVWETLTDQQRTDFGLGHLRLTEKMREAGVLVASEGLGDPALATQVSVRDGRTITSDGPYAEVKEHLAGFYLIDVAGLDEAVEWAAKAPDAAYTRVEVRPVLDMSQWDL